The following coding sequences lie in one Psychrobacter urativorans genomic window:
- a CDS encoding DUF2247 family protein — translation MRYTGVELAAVTTIIQDTEKLNVKNISIPFSFLKENNIVLSEKEVDFAISRKIIDLQDLGKIVDVSLINYPDSQYLLEIALNILLNGSYLNPYVQYLEIDYSGVNREDGTIIIDDERVNDRLRYIILLWLFKNRLNSDADFDKVNSVYDDFSYPSDMIGFISYMPTKESGNKRMSNLIYSHWQIYLETYSYLLKT, via the coding sequence GTGCGCTATACAGGAGTCGAACTGGCAGCCGTAACCACCATCATTCAAGATACAGAGAAACTAAACGTGAAAAATATTAGTATTCCGTTTTCTTTTTTAAAAGAAAACAATATTGTCTTATCTGAGAAGGAAGTCGATTTTGCTATCAGTCGCAAGATAATAGATTTACAAGACTTAGGAAAGATAGTTGACGTTTCCCTAATTAACTACCCTGATAGTCAATACTTACTTGAAATTGCTCTTAATATTTTATTGAACGGCAGCTATCTGAACCCTTATGTTCAATATTTAGAGATAGATTATAGTGGTGTAAATAGAGAGGATGGCACCATAATTATAGATGATGAACGTGTAAATGATAGATTGCGATATATTATCTTACTTTGGTTATTTAAGAACAGACTTAACAGTGATGCTGACTTTGATAAGGTAAACAGTGTTTATGATGATTTTAGCTACCCTTCTGATATGATAGGGTTTATTAGTTATATGCCTACTAAAGAAAGTGGCAATAAAAGAATGAGCAACCTAATATATAGTCACTGGCAAATCTATCTAGAGACATATAGCTATCTGTTAAAAACCTGA
- a CDS encoding DUF4926 domain-containing protein: MLNINDVIKVSKDIQENIRSGDVGTVVHIFDVTPPVYEIEFSDDQGRTIETVPLKEEDISLYWVASTKKYSN; this comes from the coding sequence ATGTTGAATATAAACGATGTTATTAAGGTATCAAAAGATATTCAAGAGAATATCAGATCGGGTGATGTGGGAACTGTAGTACATATCTTTGATGTGACTCCTCCCGTATATGAAATTGAATTTTCTGATGATCAGGGTCGTACAATTGAAACTGTACCTTTGAAAGAAGAAGATATAAGTCTTTATTGGGTTGCCAGCACTAAAAAATATTCTAATTAG
- a CDS encoding AraC family transcriptional regulator yields MDVLSTLFQQRQHLSETKYYGVKFSGDWAYSIKSSNAIYFYLVQAGSCCISIGGATRKMYAGDVVMIANGDKHVCYALDYHGDEAKPLDRISLNCNQDIITVSEESTLNVQLILVECQYDKDPLLPLLSALPAILPEDNDSHKSQPKTFDVAVKFITLESECERLGKLAMINLWVNIVMIECLRTYIESLPETSDSWLIAMREPYLSKVLILMHDKPDYSWTTHELAKEAGMSRSSFSQRFRETVGTPPLTYLTDYRLRLAASHLRLRQNNIGQISEMVGYASNSTFSQAFKRVYGMSPKAYQQQKVVTRI; encoded by the coding sequence ATGGACGTGCTTAGTACGTTATTCCAGCAAAGGCAGCACTTAAGTGAAACTAAATATTATGGTGTAAAGTTTTCAGGCGATTGGGCGTATTCAATAAAGAGTAGCAATGCGATATATTTCTACTTAGTTCAGGCGGGTAGCTGTTGTATAAGCATAGGAGGTGCAACAAGAAAAATGTATGCCGGTGATGTTGTTATGATTGCTAACGGCGATAAACATGTATGTTATGCATTAGATTATCATGGAGACGAAGCTAAGCCGCTGGATAGGATATCGCTTAACTGTAACCAAGATATTATTACGGTCTCTGAGGAGAGTACGCTAAATGTGCAATTAATATTGGTTGAGTGCCAATATGATAAAGACCCACTTTTACCCTTATTATCTGCGTTGCCTGCTATTTTGCCTGAAGATAACGATAGTCACAAAAGTCAGCCTAAAACGTTTGATGTTGCAGTTAAGTTTATTACGTTAGAATCTGAGTGTGAGCGTTTGGGCAAACTTGCGATGATTAATCTTTGGGTAAACATAGTGATGATTGAGTGCTTACGTACCTATATTGAAAGCTTACCTGAGACATCAGACAGTTGGTTAATAGCAATGAGGGAGCCGTACTTATCTAAGGTGCTGATTTTAATGCATGATAAACCAGATTATAGCTGGACTACCCATGAGCTTGCTAAAGAGGCTGGAATGTCTCGTTCAAGTTTTTCTCAGCGGTTTAGAGAGACCGTTGGTACACCACCATTGACTTATTTAACTGATTACCGCTTACGTCTTGCCGCCAGTCACCTTCGTTTGCGACAAAATAATATTGGTCAAATTAGTGAGATGGTTGGTTATGCCTCAAACTCAACTTTTAGTCAGGCATTTAAGCGAGTATATGGTATGTCTCCAAAAGCGTATCAGCAGCAAAAAGTTGTCACCAGGATTTAA
- the repM gene encoding replication initiation protein RepM has translation MKSDKNENMSDLVVKSNRLNTAIQNLSLVEIRLIQVAIIDSRETQTGLTADSPLRISAKRYAECFDVDIDTAYDVLLAAETTLFERRFSFVNKRDNQVKTRWVSQVEYIRGDGAIEIILTPAVVKEITRIDGLKNFFTKYLLGQTATLNSVYSVRLYELLIQWRKAKKTPLFELEVFRGQLGLGVSDYQRMSDFKRRVLDAAVAEINEKTDLRVNYKQEKEKSKIIGFRFKVLEKPKTRESKLQDGRDNNIADMFVIEELNDNQLGRIARNPSFVADYNHMVSSTSPAGQDPKAWEFEMINRLKKDASQFKKRPLREYLEY, from the coding sequence ATGAAATCCGACAAAAATGAGAACATGAGTGATTTAGTAGTCAAATCTAATCGTTTGAATACAGCTATACAAAACTTATCATTAGTTGAAATTAGATTGATACAAGTGGCTATTATTGATAGTAGAGAAACGCAGACAGGATTAACAGCAGACAGTCCTTTACGCATATCTGCTAAGCGTTATGCAGAATGTTTTGATGTAGATATTGATACAGCTTACGACGTATTGTTAGCCGCAGAAACAACGCTCTTTGAACGTCGTTTTTCATTTGTAAATAAGCGAGACAACCAAGTAAAAACACGTTGGGTAAGTCAAGTTGAGTATATAAGAGGTGACGGTGCAATTGAAATAATTCTTACGCCAGCAGTCGTCAAAGAGATAACGCGCATTGATGGTTTAAAAAACTTCTTTACTAAGTACCTGTTAGGTCAGACAGCAACACTAAATAGTGTATATTCAGTACGCCTGTATGAGCTTTTAATTCAATGGCGAAAAGCAAAGAAAACACCATTATTTGAGTTAGAGGTTTTTAGAGGTCAGTTGGGCTTAGGAGTCAGTGATTATCAACGTATGAGTGATTTCAAGCGACGTGTGTTAGACGCTGCTGTTGCTGAGATTAACGAAAAAACAGACTTAAGAGTAAATTATAAGCAAGAAAAGGAAAAAAGCAAGATTATAGGATTCAGATTCAAGGTACTTGAAAAACCTAAGACGAGAGAGTCAAAATTGCAAGACGGTAGAGATAATAATATAGCTGATATGTTCGTAATTGAAGAGTTAAACGACAATCAATTAGGGCGTATTGCTCGTAATCCTAGCTTTGTTGCCGATTATAATCACATGGTCAGCTCTACCAGTCCAGCCGGTCAAGACCCTAAAGCATGGGAGTTTGAGATGATCAATCGTCTTAAAAAAGATGCTTCACAGTTCAAGAAACGTCCTCTTAGAGAGTATCTTGAATATTAG
- a CDS encoding MobA/MobL family protein, with translation MLDYLESFFVGDTPSPKHHQKRGVQKPILRQLIMAIVHIETKAISRKAGQSAVASAAYRAGVILNDVRYDKTHDYSKKSGVMSADIILPSTLQAKGVMVSREEIWNKAENVEGRSDSRVAREWLVNLPHELNEDKRKSLAHEFAQALADKYNIIADCAIHSPSKKEVARGADPRNYHAHILVTTREAQLDANGSLFFDKQFKIPFEWSNKKRAENNLQSSIQEIKDIRQLWVDMANKALVELDITPLDARSFKDQGLDRLPTIKMGVDATHMERKGIKTDKGNENRAIRVINQRKAITKLRSEDERHVHEYIEWSGERIDWTAHRHQQVIKCLDDSQQRIESSQRDIASAARRSQLNQSVAEANLSNAEWANKRAKRLIEITDRSQQRVERDQQQAIVINNIIAESANRTPAPSPFDDHASRARATRLAEQKRRFDSAATRGDRETRYRDRQVEDAYQRAERNKQQLALLFVFRHNDTNRLKAKWMEDPDDYPDKFDYRQSDLLDQFSKDCQLERHEGEEIHSYHQRITQLMTADFRSTNQEMVNLLRDPKTERAQYNAIKQEFEDFVQALDKQREDHKDQIRLPIERLNATTDMVKVVATAVNYLQKLDDYINNETTVETNKTLAREHRGKIINRTVEAYRIACFGIPNFQIPVMYTTHTEALQGSLNNFTKGYGNELSKEQLWTLNRSYDDMSERRPTLTYKLRR, from the coding sequence ATGCTCGATTATCTAGAATCCTTTTTCGTTGGGGACACCCCAAGCCCCAAACACCACCAAAAGCGTGGTGTCCAAAAACCAATACTTCGGCAGCTGATTATGGCAATCGTCCACATTGAGACCAAAGCAATTTCCAGAAAAGCAGGGCAATCTGCCGTTGCTTCTGCCGCTTATCGTGCCGGTGTCATTCTTAACGATGTGCGCTATGACAAAACACATGACTACTCAAAAAAATCAGGAGTGATGAGTGCAGATATTATTTTACCCAGTACGCTACAAGCCAAAGGTGTGATGGTCAGCCGTGAGGAAATATGGAATAAAGCTGAAAACGTCGAGGGGCGATCCGACAGTCGAGTCGCTAGAGAATGGCTGGTTAATCTGCCTCACGAATTAAACGAAGACAAACGCAAGTCATTAGCACATGAGTTCGCCCAAGCCTTAGCGGACAAATACAACATTATTGCCGATTGTGCCATTCATTCGCCTAGCAAGAAAGAAGTGGCTCGTGGCGCAGACCCGCGCAATTATCACGCGCATATTTTAGTCACCACCCGAGAGGCGCAGCTGGACGCAAACGGCAGCCTGTTCTTTGATAAGCAATTCAAGATACCGTTTGAGTGGTCAAACAAGAAACGTGCTGAAAATAACTTGCAGTCTTCTATTCAAGAAATCAAAGACATTCGGCAGTTATGGGTAGATATGGCAAACAAAGCGTTAGTAGAACTGGATATCACGCCATTGGATGCCCGCAGTTTTAAAGATCAGGGTTTAGACCGTCTGCCAACCATCAAAATGGGCGTTGATGCCACTCATATGGAACGCAAGGGCATCAAAACGGATAAGGGTAATGAGAACCGAGCTATTAGGGTCATCAATCAGCGCAAAGCGATCACCAAACTAAGGAGCGAAGATGAGCGACATGTTCATGAATACATTGAGTGGTCAGGTGAAAGAATTGACTGGACAGCTCATCGACATCAACAAGTCATCAAATGCCTTGATGACAGCCAACAGCGAATTGAAAGTAGCCAACGAGACATTGCATCGGCAGCTCGCCGAAGTCAACTCAACCAAAGCGTCGCTGAAGCAAACCTTTCTAACGCTGAATGGGCAAATAAACGAGCTAAACGCCTCATCGAAATCACTGATAGAAGCCAACAAAGAGTTGAAAGAGACCAACAACAAGCAATCGTTATCAATAACATCATTGCAGAAAGCGCTAACAGAACCCCAGCCCCAAGCCCTTTCGATGACCACGCAAGCCGAGCAAGAGCTACTCGACTTGCTGAACAAAAAAGACGATTTGATAGCGCAGCAACAAGAGGTGATAGAGAAACGCGATACAGAGATCGACAAGTTGAAGACGCTTATCAGCGAGCTGAGCGAAACAAACAGCAGTTAGCCTTGCTTTTTGTCTTTCGTCACAATGACACCAATCGCCTTAAAGCCAAGTGGATGGAAGATCCTGATGACTATCCAGACAAATTTGATTACCGCCAAAGTGACTTACTCGATCAGTTTTCTAAAGACTGTCAGCTAGAACGGCATGAAGGTGAAGAGATTCATAGTTATCATCAGCGTATCACTCAGTTGATGACCGCAGATTTTAGAAGCACCAATCAAGAAATGGTTAATTTATTACGTGATCCAAAAACCGAGCGAGCGCAATACAACGCGATTAAACAAGAATTTGAAGACTTCGTACAGGCTTTAGATAAGCAAAGAGAAGACCACAAAGACCAAATCCGACTTCCTATTGAGAGACTCAATGCCACTACAGATATGGTGAAAGTCGTTGCTACTGCGGTCAATTACTTACAGAAACTAGATGATTACATCAACAATGAAACCACTGTTGAGACAAATAAAACATTAGCGCGTGAACATCGTGGCAAAATAATTAACCGTACGGTAGAAGCTTATCGAATAGCGTGCTTCGGTATTCCTAATTTTCAGATTCCTGTTATGTATACAACGCACACAGAGGCGCTACAAGGGTCTTTAAATAATTTTACTAAGGGTTATGGCAATGAGCTGTCTAAAGAGCAACTGTGGACGTTAAATCGTTCATATGATGATATGAGTGAACGTCGACCAACACTTACTTATAAACTAAGGCGTTAA
- a CDS encoding DNA cytosine methyltransferase — translation MSYKVASLFSGAGGLDLGFQESGFDIIYANEKDKNIWETYELNHPDTYLDRRSITDVQSADIPTVDGIIGGPPCQSWSAGGSKRGIEDPRGQLFFDFIRILEEKQPKFFLAENVSGMLAKRHEESLENIMELLGAAGYDIFFSTLNAADYGVAQDRKRVIFIGFRKDLKIDYSFPPPIEKKKYLKDIILDLSDSALPALNKSKPNIELATPNHEYMTGGFSPMYMSRNRVRSWDEPSFTIQASGRQSPIHPSAPKMIKIEQDIHEFVSGHEYRRMSVRESARIQGFPDNFIFKYKDLNDGYKMIGNAVNVQFARILADSIKDAINKSYG, via the coding sequence ATGAGCTACAAAGTTGCATCTCTATTTTCGGGAGCAGGTGGTCTTGATTTAGGGTTTCAAGAGTCAGGTTTTGATATCATTTACGCCAATGAAAAGGATAAGAATATTTGGGAAACTTACGAGTTAAATCATCCTGACACTTACCTTGATAGAAGATCAATTACAGATGTACAATCTGCTGACATACCTACTGTTGATGGAATAATAGGCGGGCCTCCTTGTCAAAGCTGGAGTGCTGGTGGTTCAAAACGAGGCATTGAAGACCCTAGAGGACAGCTATTTTTTGATTTCATTCGAATTTTGGAAGAGAAGCAACCAAAGTTTTTTTTAGCTGAAAATGTCAGTGGCATGTTGGCTAAAAGACATGAAGAGTCGTTGGAAAATATAATGGAACTACTAGGGGCTGCTGGTTATGACATTTTCTTTAGCACACTGAACGCTGCTGACTATGGTGTTGCCCAAGATAGGAAGCGAGTTATATTTATTGGTTTTAGAAAAGATTTGAAGATAGATTATAGCTTTCCACCTCCTATAGAAAAGAAGAAGTACCTAAAGGATATAATTCTCGATCTATCCGATAGTGCTTTACCTGCGTTAAACAAGTCAAAACCTAATATTGAGTTGGCTACACCTAATCATGAGTACATGACTGGGGGCTTTTCACCGATGTATATGTCAAGAAACAGAGTCCGTTCATGGGATGAACCTTCTTTTACGATCCAAGCAAGTGGTAGACAATCCCCTATACACCCTAGTGCGCCTAAAATGATTAAGATTGAGCAAGACATACATGAATTCGTATCAGGTCATGAATACAGAAGAATGAGTGTTAGGGAGAGTGCAAGAATACAAGGCTTTCCTGACAACTTCATTTTTAAATATAAAGACTTAAACGATGGCTATAAAATGATAGGCAATGCGGTTAATGTACAGTTCGCTAGAATCCTTGCTGACAGCATCAAAGACGCTATCAACAAGAGTTATGGCTAG